One Bacteroidales bacterium DNA segment encodes these proteins:
- a CDS encoding helix-turn-helix transcriptional regulator yields the protein MERIAYCLKKRRKELGFTKSYVAEKAGITQNSMVNIEHGKLCSLRSLLAICEVLKLRIDIVANDLSNTLNSNV from the coding sequence ATGGAGAGGATAGCATATTGTTTAAAAAAGAGACGTAAGGAGTTGGGCTTTACAAAGAGTTATGTTGCTGAAAAGGCAGGGATAACTCAAAATAGTATGGTTAATATTGAGCATGGTAAACTCTGTTCTTTAAGAAGTCTATTGGCAATATGCGAGGTGCTGAAATTGAGGATTGATATTGTTGCAAATGATTTAAGTAATACTCTAAATAGTAATGTATAG
- a CDS encoding DEAD/DEAH box helicase: protein MRFEDLDLEPEVLDGLDAMNFIEATPIQEQTIPVVLEGRDIIACAQTGTGKTAAYILPLLNLIMRHKVEGDKDAVRAIIIAPTRELASQIDMQFEGFSYFMPISTLSVSGGGDGAQWDQQLRAFNKGADVIIATPGRMISHLINSKISLDSVEYLVLDEADRMLDMGFYDDIMKISKYLPKKRQTLLFSATMPVKIRTLAKNILNNPAEINIAISKPNEAIKQMAYVCYEPQKIGLIEHIFSTPVESKTIIFSSSKIKVKDLAHRLKRMKYNVRAMHSDLEQSERDEVMLDFKNGKVSILVATDIVSRGIDITDIGLVINYDVPHDPEDYIHRIGRTARANAEGEAITFISKEEQDKFGKIERFLEREVEKIALPQELGEVPEYTPSVNKPKKFKNYKYKGKKRPFFKKKGKSC from the coding sequence ATGAGATTTGAGGATTTAGACCTTGAGCCTGAAGTTCTTGATGGACTTGATGCCATGAACTTTATTGAGGCTACACCTATACAAGAGCAAACTATTCCTGTGGTATTGGAGGGACGTGATATTATTGCATGTGCTCAAACTGGTACTGGAAAAACTGCTGCATATATTCTACCTCTGTTAAACCTAATTATGAGGCATAAGGTTGAGGGAGACAAGGATGCAGTAAGGGCTATTATTATTGCTCCAACACGCGAATTAGCATCACAAATTGATATGCAGTTTGAAGGTTTCTCGTACTTTATGCCAATTTCTACCCTATCGGTATCGGGTGGTGGCGACGGTGCTCAATGGGATCAACAACTTAGGGCTTTTAACAAAGGTGCCGATGTTATAATTGCTACTCCCGGTAGAATGATTTCGCATCTTATTAATAGCAAAATATCACTTGATAGTGTTGAGTATTTAGTATTGGACGAGGCTGACAGGATGTTGGATATGGGGTTCTATGATGATATTATGAAAATATCGAAATACCTACCCAAGAAGCGACAAACTCTGTTATTTTCGGCAACTATGCCTGTTAAAATTAGAACATTGGCAAAAAATATACTGAACAATCCTGCTGAAATTAATATTGCAATCTCGAAACCTAACGAGGCTATTAAACAGATGGCATACGTTTGCTATGAGCCTCAAAAGATTGGATTGATTGAACATATATTCTCTACCCCCGTTGAGAGTAAAACCATTATATTTTCATCTTCAAAGATTAAAGTTAAAGACCTTGCTCACCGCCTTAAACGTATGAAATATAATGTAAGGGCTATGCACTCAGACCTTGAACAGAGCGAACGCGATGAGGTGATGCTTGACTTTAAGAATGGGAAAGTTTCAATTCTTGTGGCTACCGATATTGTTTCGAGAGGTATTGATATTACAGACATTGGATTGGTTATTAACTACGATGTTCCGCACGATCCTGAGGATTATATTCATCGTATAGGTAGAACTGCAAGAGCAAATGCCGAGGGAGAAGCTATTACTTTTATATCGAAAGAGGAACAAGATAAGTTTGGCAAGATTGAGCGTTTTCTTGAGCGTGAGGTTGAAAAGATTGCTCTACCCCAAGAGTTAGGCGAAGTTCCTGAATATACCCCTTCGGTAAACAAACCCAAGAAGTTTAAAAACTATAAATACAAAGGAAAGAAGAGACCATTCTTTAAGAAAAAAGGGAAAAGTTGTTAG
- a CDS encoding queuosine precursor transporter — MNKVSDNPLKNRDDISGRTMPLIIVTALFVTLYLVSNIMAVKVIGIADLFYFDAGTITFPLAYMLGDVLTEIWGYRTAKRVIWMTFFCNILMVVCTQIGVWLPAPDHLQETTNAYNHIFSYVPRIVLASLVGFLCGELSNAWFMERIKKWTNGRYLWIRTIGSSAIGYLFDSVPFVLIAFLGAVTTRELLLMIALQYFLKLFIEAIFATPMAYAAISYINKLYLRR; from the coding sequence ATGAACAAGGTATCGGACAACCCTTTAAAAAACCGAGATGATATAAGTGGCAGAACAATGCCATTAATAATTGTTACAGCGCTCTTTGTAACACTCTATCTCGTATCAAACATTATGGCAGTAAAAGTAATAGGTATAGCAGACCTATTCTACTTTGATGCAGGAACAATAACCTTTCCACTCGCATATATGTTAGGCGATGTGCTAACCGAAATATGGGGGTATCGTACAGCCAAACGTGTAATATGGATGACATTCTTTTGTAATATACTTATGGTGGTGTGTACCCAAATAGGAGTGTGGTTACCTGCACCTGATCATCTACAAGAGACCACAAATGCCTATAACCATATATTCTCATACGTTCCACGAATAGTATTAGCATCACTCGTTGGCTTCTTGTGTGGCGAACTCTCAAATGCTTGGTTTATGGAGCGAATAAAAAAGTGGACAAACGGGCGTTATCTATGGATACGAACAATAGGAAGTTCGGCAATAGGGTATCTATTTGATTCAGTACCATTCGTACTCATAGCATTCTTAGGAGCGGTAACCACAAGAGAACTGCTCTTGATGATTGCACTGCAATATTTCTTAAAACTATTCATCGAAGCAATATTTGCTACCCCAATGGCGTATGCAGCCATAAGTTATATAAACAAACTATACCTACGCCGATAA
- the cas4 gene encoding type V CRISPR-associated protein Cas4 has product MNNYISISMLNDFIFCPYSIYLHSVYMDTNEDIYKATPQISGSNAHNATNNKTSSTRKDDIMSLPVISEELGLTGIIDIYKGDRHLLIERKNNLKRIFRGQLYQLWAEYYCMIEMGYRVDSIAFYEISTNKMIYQPLPNNNDKLELISFIEKFRSYLPCTTKFTINSNKCQHCIYSNLCDKTIEDNVYS; this is encoded by the coding sequence ATGAATAACTATATATCAATATCAATGTTAAATGACTTTATCTTTTGTCCGTATTCCATATATCTACATTCTGTATATATGGATACGAATGAAGATATATACAAAGCAACACCTCAAATATCTGGAAGTAATGCTCATAATGCTACTAATAATAAGACTTCTTCTACTCGGAAAGATGATATAATGTCACTTCCTGTTATATCTGAGGAATTAGGTTTAACTGGGATAATAGATATTTACAAAGGTGATAGACACTTACTAATTGAACGAAAAAACAATTTAAAACGGATATTCAGAGGTCAATTATATCAATTATGGGCAGAATATTATTGCATGATTGAAATGGGATATAGAGTTGATTCAATTGCATTTTACGAAATAAGTACAAATAAAATGATATATCAACCTTTACCAAATAATAATGATAAACTAGAGTTAATATCTTTTATTGAGAAATTTCGTTCATACTTACCATGCACAACTAAATTTACTATAAATTCAAACAAGTGTCAGCATTGTATATATTCAAATCTTTGCGACAAAACTATAGAAGATAATGTTTACTCATAA
- the holB gene encoding DNA polymerase III subunit delta': MFFKDIIGHEEIKQHLLQSVAENKIPHAQLFCGPDGVGKFAMAIAYARYLNCTGRKPGDTDACGECPSCRQITSMMHPDIHYVFPIYKTSSPKRAISDDYIKEWRRMVSETKYISIEGWLEEIKAENSQPQIYVDESQQIIRKLSYKSFESEYKVMIIWLPELMNEQCANKLLKILEEPYEKTIFLLVSNRPDKLLTTILSRTQPIHFKGLPHNLISQTLQERFSVDAEAADAVTRLSSGSYLRALELMKQTGENKQFFDFFVQMMRLAYARKIKEMKIWSEEVAKLGREAEKRFLQYCQRMIRENYIYNTRIPSIIYLTPEERNFSTRFAPFINEKNVIQIMEELGRAESDISRNASGAIVFFDLSIKMILLIKRAT; encoded by the coding sequence ATGTTTTTTAAGGATATAATAGGACACGAGGAGATAAAGCAGCATTTGTTGCAATCGGTAGCAGAGAATAAAATACCTCATGCTCAACTCTTTTGTGGTCCCGATGGAGTAGGTAAGTTTGCAATGGCAATAGCCTATGCACGATATTTAAATTGTACAGGACGTAAGCCAGGCGATACAGATGCTTGTGGTGAGTGTCCATCGTGCCGACAAATAACCTCGATGATGCATCCCGATATCCACTATGTATTCCCTATATATAAAACATCATCACCTAAACGAGCAATATCAGACGACTATATAAAAGAGTGGCGTAGGATGGTCTCTGAAACAAAATATATCTCTATTGAGGGATGGTTAGAAGAGATAAAGGCTGAAAACTCACAACCTCAAATATATGTAGATGAAAGCCAACAGATAATACGAAAACTCTCATATAAAAGTTTTGAGTCAGAATACAAAGTAATGATAATATGGTTGCCCGAGTTGATGAATGAGCAGTGTGCAAACAAACTCTTAAAGATATTAGAGGAGCCATACGAAAAGACAATATTCTTACTTGTATCAAACCGTCCCGATAAACTGTTGACAACAATCCTGTCGCGAACACAACCAATACACTTCAAGGGATTGCCTCACAATTTAATATCGCAAACTTTGCAAGAGAGATTTTCTGTCGATGCCGAAGCCGCTGATGCAGTTACCCGATTATCATCAGGAAGTTATCTCCGAGCATTGGAGTTGATGAAGCAAACAGGCGAGAATAAACAATTCTTCGATTTCTTTGTACAGATGATGCGTTTAGCTTACGCACGTAAAATAAAGGAGATGAAGATTTGGAGCGAAGAGGTAGCAAAACTTGGACGCGAAGCAGAAAAACGCTTCTTGCAATATTGTCAGAGGATGATACGCGAGAACTATATATATAATACTCGCATACCATCAATCATATATCTAACGCCCGAAGAGCGAAACTTCTCAACACGTTTCGCCCCATTCATAAACGAGAAGAACGTAATACAGATAATGGAAGAGTTAGGAAGAGCCGAGAGCGACATATCGCGTAATGCAAGTGGAGCAATAGTGTTCTTCGACCTCTCTATAAAAATGATATTATTAATTAAACGAGCAACTTAA
- the cas12a gene encoding type V CRISPR-associated protein Cas12a/Cpf1, with protein sequence MKTFKKFEDFTKVYPLSKTLRFELIPVGKTLNSIIKSGILEEDQHRANSYITVKKILDEYHKAFIEDVLTNFKLTCNSEGKKNSLEEFYNIYTCKSKDDIQKKIFDEVCKNLRKQIVDRFTTDERFKRIDKKELIRTDLISFAKDEEKKLIEEFKDFTTYFIGFHENRKNMYSSENKSTAIAYRLIHENLPRFVDNISVFEKLKESPIAEQFGTLYSEFKEYLNVTKICEIFKLDYYSTLLTQKQIDIYNAIIGGKTIEESNIKIKGLNEYINLYNQQQKNKTMRLPKLKPLYKQILSDRNAISWLPEQFESDEKVLEAIQKAYQELEEQVLNSQKEEEHSLKHLLQSLENYNLDKVYIRNNQQMTDISQKIFGDYGLISKALMDELKRTIPKKTKKETDENYKERLDKVFKSQGSISIAQINQSIQAYDNDNSNNIQDYFATMGAVNTETLHKENLFIQIQKAYDEAKDILNTPYPTDKKLVQDKESVDKIKNLLDTIKALQHFVKPLLGDGTEAEKDDKFYGEFTALWMELDKITPLYNKVRNYITQKPYSTEKIKLNFKNSSLMKGWDLNKEEDNTTIILRKDGLYYLAIMDKKHNKVFNVKNTPNTGECFEKLEYKYFKDLTTMVPKCTTQLNEVKTHFSTHTSPYIIKKDVFSSEFTITKDEYDLNNVLYNGNKKFQIGYLRQTRDEKGYKEALSNWIRFCLRFLLHYKSTLVYDISSFCSESKIKSYTSVDEFYKEINLYLYNISFRNVSVDYINDLVNEEKIYLFQIYNKDFSPYSKGTPNLHTLYWKMLFDERNISNVVYKLNGEAEVFFRKSSIDCVRPTHAANQSISNKNELNTKKESTFAYDLIKNKRYTVNKFQFHVPITMNFKSIGNNNINQLVNEYIKQAEDLHIIGIDRGERHLLYLSVIDIKGNIKEQYSLNEIINEYNGNRYVTNYHNILTKREDDRVKSRQSWQTIENIKELKEGYLSQVIHKISELMIKYNAIIVLEDLNQGFKRGRQKVESSVYQQFEKKLIDKLNYLADKKRQAEEPGGILNAYQLTNKFESFKRIGKQNGFIYYVPAWNTSKIDPVTGFVNLFDTRYETINKAKEFFNKFDVIQYNEEMDWFEFICDYSNFSPLKYEGSRTQWRICSVGNRIETTRDKTKNSNWSSREIVLNDEFKILFKNKGISISSNIKEEISKQNDAKFFKELLHLFKLTLQIRNSKIGSDIDYLQSPVADINGTFYNSEICDNSLPQNADANGAYNIARKGLWIVRQIKTSDNLKDIKLAISNKEWLEFAQSKPYLNV encoded by the coding sequence ATGAAAACATTTAAAAAATTTGAAGATTTTACAAAGGTTTATCCTTTATCAAAAACCTTACGTTTTGAGTTAATTCCTGTTGGCAAGACATTAAATTCAATTATCAAAAGCGGAATTCTTGAAGAAGATCAACATCGAGCAAATAGTTATATAACTGTTAAGAAAATATTAGATGAGTACCATAAGGCATTTATTGAAGACGTTCTTACAAACTTTAAATTGACATGCAATAGCGAAGGTAAGAAAAATTCTTTAGAGGAATTTTATAATATATATACATGTAAATCTAAAGATGACATACAAAAGAAAATATTTGATGAGGTATGCAAAAACCTTCGCAAGCAAATAGTTGATAGATTTACTACCGATGAAAGGTTTAAGCGTATTGACAAGAAAGAACTTATAAGGACAGATCTTATTTCATTTGCTAAGGATGAAGAAAAGAAACTTATTGAAGAGTTTAAAGATTTTACTACATACTTTATAGGTTTTCATGAAAATAGGAAAAATATGTATTCTTCAGAAAATAAGTCTACTGCTATTGCATATAGACTTATTCATGAGAATCTACCGAGATTCGTAGATAACATTTCTGTGTTTGAAAAATTAAAAGAATCTCCCATAGCAGAACAATTCGGCACACTATATAGCGAGTTTAAAGAATATCTCAATGTAACAAAGATATGCGAAATATTCAAACTTGACTACTATAGTACATTACTAACACAGAAACAGATAGATATATACAATGCAATTATCGGAGGTAAAACTATAGAGGAAAGTAATATAAAGATTAAGGGATTAAATGAATATATTAATCTCTACAATCAACAACAAAAAAACAAGACAATGCGTTTACCAAAATTAAAACCTCTATATAAACAAATCCTAAGTGACCGAAATGCTATCTCGTGGTTACCCGAACAATTCGAATCGGATGAGAAAGTTCTCGAAGCAATACAAAAAGCGTATCAAGAGTTGGAGGAGCAAGTACTCAATTCTCAAAAAGAGGAAGAACATTCATTAAAGCATCTATTACAATCTCTTGAAAACTATAACCTTGATAAAGTATACATTAGAAATAATCAACAAATGACAGATATTTCTCAAAAGATTTTTGGAGACTATGGGTTAATATCTAAAGCTTTAATGGATGAATTAAAACGGACTATACCTAAGAAAACTAAGAAAGAAACAGATGAAAACTATAAAGAGCGTTTAGATAAAGTATTTAAATCACAAGGGAGCATATCTATTGCCCAAATAAACCAAAGTATACAGGCATATGATAACGATAATAGTAATAATATCCAGGACTATTTTGCTACAATGGGAGCAGTAAATACAGAAACCTTACATAAGGAAAATCTATTTATACAGATTCAGAAAGCTTATGATGAGGCAAAAGATATATTAAATACGCCATATCCAACAGATAAAAAATTAGTTCAAGATAAAGAGAGTGTAGATAAAATAAAGAATCTACTTGATACTATCAAAGCCTTACAACATTTTGTAAAGCCTTTATTGGGTGATGGTACAGAGGCGGAGAAAGATGATAAGTTTTATGGAGAGTTTACCGCATTATGGATGGAACTTGATAAAATTACACCATTATACAATAAGGTCCGCAACTATATAACACAAAAACCATACTCTACGGAAAAAATAAAATTAAACTTTAAAAACTCTTCCCTTATGAAGGGTTGGGACTTAAACAAGGAAGAAGATAACACTACAATTATACTACGTAAAGATGGATTATATTACCTTGCTATTATGGACAAGAAACATAATAAGGTTTTTAATGTAAAAAATACTCCTAACACTGGCGAATGCTTTGAGAAGTTGGAATATAAATATTTCAAAGACTTAACAACAATGGTCCCTAAATGTACAACACAATTAAATGAGGTAAAAACTCACTTTTCAACTCACACCTCTCCTTACATTATAAAAAAAGATGTTTTCAGTTCGGAATTTACAATAACCAAAGATGAGTATGATTTAAACAACGTATTGTACAATGGCAATAAGAAATTTCAGATAGGCTACTTAAGACAAACAAGAGATGAAAAAGGATATAAAGAAGCTTTATCAAATTGGATCCGTTTCTGTCTACGATTTTTGTTACATTATAAAAGCACATTAGTTTATGATATTTCTTCCTTTTGCTCAGAAAGTAAAATTAAATCTTATACATCAGTAGATGAATTTTATAAAGAAATAAACCTATATCTATATAATATTTCTTTCAGAAATGTATCTGTAGACTATATTAATGACTTAGTCAATGAAGAAAAGATATATCTCTTTCAAATCTACAATAAAGACTTTTCTCCATACAGCAAAGGTACTCCTAATTTACATACGCTCTACTGGAAGATGCTCTTCGATGAACGTAATATTTCTAATGTTGTGTACAAACTCAATGGTGAAGCAGAAGTCTTTTTTAGAAAGTCAAGTATTGATTGTGTACGACCTACTCATGCTGCTAACCAATCAATATCAAATAAAAATGAATTAAATACAAAGAAAGAGAGCACATTTGCATATGATCTTATTAAGAATAAACGTTATACGGTAAATAAATTCCAATTCCATGTTCCAATTACTATGAATTTTAAGAGTATTGGAAACAACAATATTAACCAATTAGTAAATGAATATATAAAACAGGCAGAAGACTTACACATCATAGGAATAGATCGTGGAGAACGTCATCTGCTTTATCTTTCAGTTATAGATATTAAAGGAAATATCAAGGAACAATATTCTCTAAACGAAATCATCAATGAGTACAACGGAAACCGATATGTAACCAATTATCATAACATTTTAACAAAACGCGAAGATGATAGAGTTAAATCGCGTCAAAGTTGGCAAACTATTGAAAACATCAAAGAATTAAAAGAGGGATATTTGAGTCAAGTAATTCATAAGATTTCAGAACTTATGATTAAGTACAATGCTATAATTGTTCTTGAAGATCTTAATCAGGGATTCAAACGAGGAAGGCAGAAGGTTGAGTCATCTGTATATCAACAATTTGAAAAAAAGCTCATTGACAAACTCAATTATCTTGCAGATAAGAAAAGACAAGCCGAAGAACCAGGAGGCATACTCAATGCATACCAACTAACAAACAAATTTGAGAGTTTTAAGAGAATCGGGAAACAGAACGGGTTCATATACTATGTCCCAGCATGGAATACTAGTAAAATAGATCCAGTAACAGGTTTCGTTAATCTATTTGATACACGCTATGAAACAATAAATAAAGCAAAAGAATTTTTCAACAAGTTTGATGTGATACAATATAACGAAGAGATGGATTGGTTCGAATTTATTTGTGACTATAGTAATTTTAGCCCATTAAAGTATGAAGGATCTCGCACGCAGTGGAGAATATGCTCTGTTGGTAACCGTATTGAAACAACACGCGATAAAACTAAGAATTCAAATTGGAGTAGTAGAGAAATAGTTCTAAATGATGAATTTAAAATTTTGTTTAAAAATAAAGGAATTTCAATAAGTTCAAATATTAAAGAAGAAATTTCTAAACAGAATGACGCAAAATTCTTTAAAGAATTATTACACCTATTTAAATTAACTCTTCAAATAAGGAATAGCAAAATAGGTAGCGATATTGATTATTTACAATCACCTGTTGCTGATATTAATGGCACTTTTTATAATAGTGAAATATGTGATAATTCATTACCACAGAATGCCGATGCCAATGGAGCTTACAATATTGCAAGAAAAGGACTATGGATAGTTCGACAGATTAAAACATCAGACAACTTAAAGGATATCAAGTTAGCAATCAGTAACAAGGAATGGTTAGAATTTGCTCAAAGCAAACCGTATCTAAATGTCTAA
- the metF gene encoding methylenetetrahydrofolate reductase [NAD(P)H] has protein sequence MKVTELITNSPQTTFSFEVLPPLKGNGIEKVFKTIDRLREFNPKYINITTHRSEYIYKEAEGGLFQRIAVRTRPGTVALAAAIQHKYDITAVPHIICSGFSKAEIEYSLIDLNFLGIHNLLLLRGDKAKHEARFIPEPDGHSHAIELQSQVNDFNKGFFIDGSQAVINTPFSYGVAGYPEKHDEAPNIDQDLKRLKDKVDNGADYVVTQMFFDNSKYFEFVERCRAIGITAPIIPGIKPIVFASQLNVLPKVFHVDLPDALAEELAKCKDDAAAKQVGVEWCTMQAKELKAKGVPSIHFYSLMATESVAQVAKAVY, from the coding sequence ATGAAAGTAACAGAGTTAATCACGAATAGTCCACAAACAACATTCTCGTTTGAAGTGTTACCACCATTAAAAGGTAACGGAATTGAGAAAGTGTTTAAAACAATTGATCGACTTCGTGAATTTAATCCTAAATATATCAATATAACCACTCATCGTAGTGAGTATATTTATAAGGAGGCTGAAGGTGGTTTGTTTCAGAGAATAGCAGTTCGCACACGTCCTGGAACAGTAGCCCTTGCTGCGGCCATCCAACACAAGTACGATATTACAGCAGTACCACATATAATATGTAGTGGATTTTCAAAAGCAGAAATAGAGTATTCGTTAATTGACCTAAACTTTTTAGGAATACACAACTTACTATTGTTACGTGGTGATAAGGCAAAGCACGAAGCACGTTTCATTCCTGAACCAGACGGACACTCTCACGCAATAGAGTTACAAAGTCAGGTAAACGATTTTAATAAAGGATTTTTTATTGATGGCTCACAGGCGGTAATAAATACACCTTTCTCGTACGGAGTTGCAGGTTACCCTGAAAAACACGATGAAGCACCTAATATTGATCAAGATCTTAAACGTCTAAAAGATAAGGTTGATAATGGAGCAGATTATGTAGTAACACAAATGTTCTTTGACAACTCAAAATATTTTGAGTTTGTTGAACGTTGCCGAGCAATAGGAATAACAGCACCAATCATTCCAGGAATAAAACCCATAGTATTTGCAAGTCAGTTGAATGTATTGCCAAAGGTATTCCATGTTGATTTGCCCGATGCATTAGCCGAAGAGTTAGCAAAATGCAAAGATGATGCAGCAGCAAAACAAGTAGGAGTTGAGTGGTGTACAATGCAGGCAAAAGAGTTAAAGGCAAAAGGAGTACCAAGCATACACTTCTATTCGTTAATGGCAACTGAGAGTGTGGCACAAGTAGCAAAAGCAGTATATTAA